A genomic region of Cydia strobilella chromosome 12, ilCydStro3.1, whole genome shotgun sequence contains the following coding sequences:
- the LOC134746000 gene encoding transmembrane protein 19: MNTNENNKSRIKNDHILTVLVCAIAIPLSMSLWIINLIYSKYIAKNAGFDEPVVISPARWLAACFIPIMIAFYGYRKNSLNVSGATLGFFVGFVLTLSNFCFLATLFTFFISSSKATKFRPHLKRKIEEDFKEGGQRNWIQVLCNGGMATQLGILYLMDVGAAEKPIDFFNYYRASWLSMGILGVFSCCNGDTWASELGTVLAKSEPFLITSLKRVPPGTNGGVTIIGTLFSIIGGTVIGISQYLAILSFSDKASWENAPPQWPIILFGALAGFLGSLIDSLMGATLQYSGLDKDGKIVSHSSKTVKHISGRNILDNHSVNLITTVIMGLLMPFISKTLWPII, from the exons ATGAATACGAATGAGAATAATAAATCGCGTATTAAAAATGATCACATCTTGACTGTACTAGTTTGTGCTATAGCAATACCTCTATCTATGTCTTTAtggataattaatttaatatatagtaaatatatagCTAAGAATGCAGGATTTGATG AGCCTGTGGTAATATCACCTGCTCGCTGGCTGGCGGCATGCTTCATCCCCATCATGATAGCCTTCTACGGCTACAGAAAAAATAGCCTCAACGTAAGCGGAGCCACACTTGGTTTCTTCGTGGGATTTGTGTTAACACTGAGCAATTTTTGCTTCCTAGCAACACTGTTTACATTCTTCATATCTTCATCTAAAGCAACCAAATTCAGACCacatttaaaaaggaaaattgAGGAGGATTTCAAAGAAG GTGGCCAGAGGAATTGGATCCAAGTTTTGTGCAATGGTGGCATGGCAACACAGCTCGGGATACTTTACCTGATGGATGTTGGTGCTGCTGAGAAACCCATCGACTTTTTTAACTACTACAGAGCATCTTGGCTATCTATGGGAATCCTTG GTGTATTCTCCTGTTGTAACGGTGACACGTGGGCCTCCGAGCTAGGCACCGTTTTAGCCAAATCTGAGCCCTTCCTAATAACCTCCCTCAAACGAGTTCCACCCGGCACTAATGGCGGTGTCACAATCATAGGCACTTTGTTCAGTATAATTGGCGGCACTGTCATAGGAATATCGCAGTATCTGGCGATTTTGTCCTTTTCTGACAAGGCGTCGTGGGAGAACGCCCCGCCCCAGTggcccattattttatttggaGCCCTAGCTGGATTTCTGGGCAGCTTAATTGATTCTCTTATGGGAGCTACCTTGCAATACTCGG GGTTAGACAAAGACGGCAAGATTGTGTCGCACTCCTCCAAAACAGTGAAGCATATAAGCGGTAGAAACATTCTGGACAACCACAGTGTAAACCTCATTACCACCGTAATCATGGGTCTACTTATGCCTTTTATAAGTAAAACTTTATGGccaataatatga